Part of the Geobacter pickeringii genome, TCTCGGCCGGGCAGACGTCCTGGCAGGCGCGGCAGGTGGTACAGCTCCAGAGGGCATCGGCGGTGACGGTCTCCAGCAGTGAGGAGCCGGGGGCGCTCCACGCCGCCTCCCCCACCTGCTGCACCACCTTCATGGGGGAGAGGGGTTTTTCGGTGGCAGCGGCGGGGCAGCGTTCCTGGCAGCGCGCGCAGCCGGTGCAGGCGTCGGCATCGAAGATATCCTTCCAGGTGAGATCGGTCACCTTCGTGGCACCGAACTGCTCCTGCCCCTCGTCCTCCAGGTTGAGGGTGGCGATGGTCCCCTTCTCCTCCAGGGGGGCGAAGAAGGAGTTGGCGGCGGTGGTGAGGATATGCCGCAGCTTGGTGTAGGGGAGGGCGGCGATGAAGCCGAGGACGAGGGCGAAATGGGTCCACCAGAGCACCTTGTGCACGGTGCGGATCGAATCGTCAGTGTAGCTGGTGAAGAGGTGGGCGAAGAGGTATCCCCCGGGAGAGAAGCGCGCCAGGGCCGGGTTCTGCTGCAGCTCCGTGGCGGCCATCCGCGCCCCCTCCACGCAGAAGCCGGTGACAAGGATGGCGAAGAGGAGCTGGTGGACGATGTAGTCGTCGTTCACCGTCTCCAGCCCCGCGGGCTTCACCATGAAGCGCCGGATGAAGAGGGCCGCCAGCATCACGATCGCCACGAGCCCCGCCAGATCCAGCGACAGCGAGAAGGCCTCGTAGAACCCACCCGTGAGGATGTTCACGCGCATCAGGGGGGCGAAGAAATCGGCCTGGAGCATCACCACCATCGTTCCGGCAAAGAGGGTGAGGAACCCCCAGAAGAAGAGGGCGTGGGGAATCCCCCCCCCCTTCACCCGGGCCACCTTCTCCTGACTCAGCACCCGGGAGACGAGGCGTTTCACCCGCTCGTCAAAGCGGTCGAACCGGTCGAGCCCCCTCCCCTGCCGCCAGACCGCCGACCGCTGCCAGAACCCCCAGGCCATGATGCCGAACGCCACCAGGGTGAGGAGGTACATGGGGATCACGACGCCGTGGCCGATGTTCCAGTAGATTTCGCGGGTGGATTCCATTATGCCTCCTTCTTCCTTTCCGGCCTTTAAGCTTTGGCCATTCCCCCTTCACCGCAGCCGAGCGAGCACGGACGGAGCGGAAAAGGGCGTCCCGACTGTCTGAGCGAAGCGAGTTTCGGGGCGACCCCGCATCGGCCAGCGCAGGGAGGGGAGCCCGAAGGGCCTGGGGCGCAGGGGCGCCGTTTTCTTTGCCTTCTTTCTTTTGGGCGAGCAAAAGAAAGAAGGTGGGTCCGGGCAAAGCCCGGGAAAGTCAGCTGAGCAGAAGTTTAGAGATAACCACCCGCTGTACCTCGTTGGTCCCCTCGTAGATCTCGGTGATCTTGGCGTCGCGGAACATCCGCTCCACCTCGTAGTCACAGATGAAGCCGTAGCCGCCGTGGATCTGGATCGCCTCCTTGGTGACGTAGGTGGCGGCCTCGGAGGCGAGCATCTTGCACATGGCCGATTCCATGGTGTAGTTCTTCTTGCCGTCCTTGAGGCAGGCGGCCTTGTAGGTCATGAGCTTGCTGGTCTCGATCTTTGCCCACATGTCGGCCAGCTTGAACTGGATCGCCTGGAGGTCGCAGATGGGGGCGCCGAACTGCTTGCGCTCCTTGGAGTAGGCCAGGGCCCGGTCGAAGGCCCCCTCGGCGATCCCCAGGGCCTGGGAGGCGATGCCGATGCGGCCGCCGTTCAGGGTATCCATGGCGATCTTGAACCCCTGCCCCTCCTGGCCCAGGAGGTTCTCCGCCGGGACCCGGACACCGTCCAGGGCGAAGGCGGTGGTGTAGCTGCCGCGGATGCCGAGCTTCTTCTCGTTCTTGATGATCTCCACCCCCGGGGAGTGGAGATCGACGATGAAGGCCGACACCCCCTTGTGCTTCAGGCTCTTGTCGGAGGTGGCGAAGACGACGCCGGTCCCCCGGTAGCCGCCGTTGGTGATGAAGATCTTGGAGCCGTTGAGGACGAATTCGTCCCCCTCGCGCCGGTAGGTGGTGGCGATGCTTCCGGCGTCGCTCCCGGCGTCGGGCTCGGTCAGGAGGAAGCAGCCGATGATCTCGCCGCTGTTGAGGGCCGGGAGCCACTTCTTCTTCTGCTCCTCGGTGCCGAAGGTGTAGATGGGGCCGCAGCAGAGGGAGGTGTGGGCCGAGATGAGGACGCCGCTGGAGCCGCACGCCTTGGAGACCTCCTCCACCACGATGGCATAGGAGAGCATGTCGAGGCCGGCCCCGCCGTACTCCTCGGGGAGGTAGCTCCCCATGAACCCCATCTCCCCCATCTTCCGCACCAGCTCGTCGGGAATCGCGTGCTCCTCGTCGATCTTCGCGGCGATCGGCTTGATCTCCTTCTCGACGAAGTCGCGCACGGCATCCTGCAATACCTTGTGGTCCTGGCTCAACTCGAAGTTCATGGTGTATCCTCCGTGTTGTAGGGGCAATTCATGAATTGCCCCTACGAGGTTATTTCCCCGTGAATACCGCTTTCCGCTTCTCCACGAAGGCCGCCATCCCCTCCTTCTGGTCGGCGGTGGCGAAGAGCACGCCGAAGAGGGAGGCCTCGTAGCGGAAGCCGTCTTCCTTCGTCATATTGAGCCCGTTGGCGATGGCGTTCTTGGCGTAGGCAACGCCGAGGGTCCCGACGCCGGCAATGGCGGCCGCGGCCTCCTGCGCCTTGGGGAGGAGCTCCTCCGGCGGAAAGAGCTCGTTCACGATCCCCCAGGCCAGGGCCTTGTCGGCCGTGACCATTTTTCCGGTGAAGATCAGCTCGTTGGCCCGGTTCTTCCCGATGAGCCGCGCCAGGTTCTGGGTGCCGCCGAAGCCGGGCATGATTCCGAGGGTCACCTCGGGGAAGCCGAGCTTCGCCTTCTCCGAGGCGTAGATGAAGTCGCACCCCAGGGCCAGCTCCAGCCCGCCTCCCAGGGCGAAACCGTTCACCGCGGCGATCACCGGGGTCCGCATCTTCTCCATCGCCATCATGCAGTGCTGCCCCTTCAGGGCGAACTGGTGCCCCTCGTAGGAGTTCATGGCCGCCATCTCCTTGATGTCGGCCCCGGCCACAAAGGCCTTCTCCCCGGCGCCGGTGAGGACCACCGCCTTCACCGCCGGATCGTACTCCAGTTGATAGAACGCCGCGGCGAGCTCGGTCAGCACCTCGCCGTTCAGGGCATTGAGGGCCTGGGGGCGGTTCACGGTGAGGGTGGCGACGCCGGCGGCGGTTTCGATCAACAAATTATTAAAATCCATAAAAGCCTCCATTTTTGCCACA contains:
- a CDS encoding heterodisulfide reductase-related iron-sulfur binding cluster; the encoded protein is MESTREIYWNIGHGVVIPMYLLTLVAFGIMAWGFWQRSAVWRQGRGLDRFDRFDERVKRLVSRVLSQEKVARVKGGGIPHALFFWGFLTLFAGTMVVMLQADFFAPLMRVNILTGGFYEAFSLSLDLAGLVAIVMLAALFIRRFMVKPAGLETVNDDYIVHQLLFAILVTGFCVEGARMAATELQQNPALARFSPGGYLFAHLFTSYTDDSIRTVHKVLWWTHFALVLGFIAALPYTKLRHILTTAANSFFAPLEEKGTIATLNLEDEGQEQFGATKVTDLTWKDIFDADACTGCARCQERCPAAATEKPLSPMKVVQQVGEAAWSAPGSSLLETVTADALWSCTTCRACQDVCPAEIEHVNKIVEMRRSLSLMEGEFPGDEVRTAVSNVEVNGNPFGLAYAGRGDWAEGLPVARVAEGEEADILYFAGCYASFDRRNREVARSFVKICAAAGIRVGILGKDEKCCGEPVRKLGNEYLYQMVAAENIEAMQASGAKKVVTTCPHCFNTLSRDYRDLGFGLETEHYATFIHGLIRSGRLALSPAAERFPVTYHDSCYLGRYKDIFAEPRAVLAAAGGDLREMERAGGDSFCCGAGGGRILAEEKLGTKISEARVRMAEESGAPLLVANCPFCLTMFEDGIKTGGFEGSMRVRDLAEIVAERLQI
- a CDS encoding acyl-CoA dehydrogenase, with product MNFELSQDHKVLQDAVRDFVEKEIKPIAAKIDEEHAIPDELVRKMGEMGFMGSYLPEEYGGAGLDMLSYAIVVEEVSKACGSSGVLISAHTSLCCGPIYTFGTEEQKKKWLPALNSGEIIGCFLLTEPDAGSDAGSIATTYRREGDEFVLNGSKIFITNGGYRGTGVVFATSDKSLKHKGVSAFIVDLHSPGVEIIKNEKKLGIRGSYTTAFALDGVRVPAENLLGQEGQGFKIAMDTLNGGRIGIASQALGIAEGAFDRALAYSKERKQFGAPICDLQAIQFKLADMWAKIETSKLMTYKAACLKDGKKNYTMESAMCKMLASEAATYVTKEAIQIHGGYGFICDYEVERMFRDAKITEIYEGTNEVQRVVISKLLLS
- a CDS encoding enoyl-CoA hydratase-related protein, which translates into the protein MDFNNLLIETAAGVATLTVNRPQALNALNGEVLTELAAAFYQLEYDPAVKAVVLTGAGEKAFVAGADIKEMAAMNSYEGHQFALKGQHCMMAMEKMRTPVIAAVNGFALGGGLELALGCDFIYASEKAKLGFPEVTLGIMPGFGGTQNLARLIGKNRANELIFTGKMVTADKALAWGIVNELFPPEELLPKAQEAAAAIAGVGTLGVAYAKNAIANGLNMTKEDGFRYEASLFGVLFATADQKEGMAAFVEKRKAVFTGK